One segment of Salvelinus alpinus chromosome 1, SLU_Salpinus.1, whole genome shotgun sequence DNA contains the following:
- the LOC139544575 gene encoding uncharacterized protein, giving the protein MSGKIKSRVAANADSLSGSVSCDERILRDCHQLYIDADSGLVAVAQSVGVTLLAPRKKITVMLMGNHSAGKSSFINWYVEEHIQRTGVAIETQGFSFVTSGRKRESLTGNATLHLYPHFKPLHELKGVSEYLGTEICTSRQKRFSLVTFVDSPGLVDGDMKYPFDVDQAIMWLGELCDLILVFFDPMGQALCKRTLNIVEKLNEKHGDRLRFYLSKADEAGGESDRQRVMMQIVQELCKRPGLNKCGFDMPTIYVPNPNKPSRCVNQIEEACRTIEKTINQTVQNTLNSLEKDCELITKAIADTLSHDRQTSVDNRRARCKGCVLALLGFSVPFMLMAALVLGSLSRELLEMSLGHDGIEALSLYLAPVVRAFDSMSVEYQLYSCGGLIFLAFILLILARFSFRTRPTLSGRQKRQLQEKLDYVQEVVKTKKKKLYEEYLRQSVGDQDMD; this is encoded by the exons GGCTGGTAGCAGTGGCCCAGTCCGTTGGCGTGACTCTGCTGGCACCCAGGAAAAAGATCACGGTCATGTTGATGGGCAACCACTCTGCCGGCAAGAGCTCCTTCATCAACTG GTATGTGGAGGAACACATCCAGCGTACAGGAGTGGCCATTGAGACGCAAGGCTTCAGCTTTGTCACAAGTGGGCGCAAGAGAGAGTCTCTCACA GGAAATGCCACGCTGCACCTTTACCCACACTTCAAACCTCTACACGAGCTCAAAG GTGTGTCTGAGTACCTGGGTACTGAGATCTGCACGTCGCGGCAAAAGCGTTTCAGCCTGGTGACGTTTGTGGACTCTCCTGGCCTGGTGGACGGGGACATGAAGTACCCCTTCGATGTGGACCAGGCCATCATGTGGCTGG GCGAGCTGTGTGACCTCATCCTGGTGTTCTTTGACCCCATGGGCCAGGCGCTGTGCAAACGCACCCTCAACATCGTGGAGAAGCTCAACGAGAAGCACGGTGACCGTCTGCGCTTCTACCTCAGCAAGGCCGACGAGGCCGGGGGAGAGtcggacagacag AGGGTGATGATGCAGATAGTCCAGGAGCTGTGCAAGCGGCCGGGACTCAACAAGTGTGGCTTTGACATGCCTACCATCTATGTCCCCAACCCAAACAAG cccagtcgcTGTGTGAACCAGATTGAGGAAGCATGTCGCACCATCGAGAAGACCATCAACCAGACGGTCCAGAACACACTCAACTCACTAGAGAAGGACTGTGAGCTCATCACTAAGGCCATTGCAGATACACTCAGCCACGACAG gcAGACCAGTGTAGATAACCGGCGGGCGCGCTGTAAGGGCTGTGTGTTGGCTCTTCTGGGCTTCAGTGTGCCCTTCATGCTGATGGCAGCCCTGGTGCTGGGCAGCCTCTCCAGAGAGCTGCTAGAGATGTCCCTGGGGCATGACGGCATCGAGGCCCTCTCTCTATACCTG GCTCCTGTAGTGAGAGCGTTTGACTCCATGTCTGTGGAGTACCAGCTGTACAGTTGTGGCGGACTCATCTTCCTCGCCTTCATACTCCTCATTCTTGCTCGCTTCTCCTTCAG aactCGGCCCACTCTCTCTGGCCGACAGAAGAGGCAGCTACAGGAAAAGCTGGATTATGTGCAGGAGGTGGTGAAGACCAagaag AAGAAGCTCTATGAGGAATACCTTCGCCAGAGCGTGGGTGATCAAGATATGGACTGA